The proteins below are encoded in one region of Antennarius striatus isolate MH-2024 chromosome 7, ASM4005453v1, whole genome shotgun sequence:
- the rnf11b gene encoding RING finger protein 11b isoform X1, with translation MNVGLVHRFGYASVSVLRAKLSEPVSGFSFPEVTLTEQLRLAWTGVISCTGCDEDVEHLLEQIHVPIYHPTPSQARLATQLTEEEQIRIAQRIGLIQHLPKGVYDPGRDGSEKKIRECVICMMDFVYGDPIRFLPCMHIYHLDCIDDWLMRSFTCPSCMEPVDAALLSSYETN, from the exons ATGAATGTAGGTCTGGTTCACAGATTCGGTTACGCTTCGGTCTCTGTGTTGAGAGCTAAGCTTTCAGAGCCTGTTTCTGGTTTTTCTTTCCCTGAGGTGACTCTTACTGAACAGCTGCGTCTTGCATGGACTGGAGTCATTTCTTGCACTggatgtgatgaagatgtggAACATTTGCTG GAGCAGATCCATGTGCCTATCTACCACCCAACACCCAGCCAAGCCCGGCTGGCCACCCAGCTGACCGAAGAGGAGCAGATCCGCATTGCTCAGCGAATTGGACTCATCCAGCACCTTCCTAAGGGCGTCTACGACCCGGGACGAGACGGCTCTGAGAAGAAGATCAGAGA GTGCGTCATCTGTATGATGGACTTTGTGTATGGAGACCCCATTCGGTTCCTGCCCTGCATGCACATCTACCACTTGGACTGTATAGACGACTGGCTAATGAGATCCTTCACCTGTCCCTCCTGCATGGAGCCAGTGGACGCCGCGCTGCTGTCCTCCTACGAGACCAACTGA
- the rnf11b gene encoding RING finger protein 11b isoform X3, producing the protein MNVTLTEQLRLAWTGVISCTGCDEDVEHLLEQIHVPIYHPTPSQARLATQLTEEEQIRIAQRIGLIQHLPKGVYDPGRDGSEKKIRECVICMMDFVYGDPIRFLPCMHIYHLDCIDDWLMRSFTCPSCMEPVDAALLSSYETN; encoded by the exons ATGAAT GTGACTCTTACTGAACAGCTGCGTCTTGCATGGACTGGAGTCATTTCTTGCACTggatgtgatgaagatgtggAACATTTGCTG GAGCAGATCCATGTGCCTATCTACCACCCAACACCCAGCCAAGCCCGGCTGGCCACCCAGCTGACCGAAGAGGAGCAGATCCGCATTGCTCAGCGAATTGGACTCATCCAGCACCTTCCTAAGGGCGTCTACGACCCGGGACGAGACGGCTCTGAGAAGAAGATCAGAGA GTGCGTCATCTGTATGATGGACTTTGTGTATGGAGACCCCATTCGGTTCCTGCCCTGCATGCACATCTACCACTTGGACTGTATAGACGACTGGCTAATGAGATCCTTCACCTGTCCCTCCTGCATGGAGCCAGTGGACGCCGCGCTGCTGTCCTCCTACGAGACCAACTGA